From the Ferrigenium kumadai genome, one window contains:
- a CDS encoding HDOD domain-containing protein — protein MEVTPEDFNKVLGNVKIPPCPALLHGVMKTARQPNADVEKIANSVKQDAAMTAALLKLANSPLSGIRCKITSVSQAISFLGLKTTINLLTNAALSQSMGGDAQKFTKFWERSAVSAAVAARLARKLPDISQDDAYAATLFHDCGIPVLMQHFPTYRETVMAESNQGKDIHEVENEHFSTTHAVVGNMLARSWYLPQHICQAILHHHDSTIFSSISENVGRLIGIVYMAELIVDEHLCQKNLEWEQVKNDVLACLGLSEGEFWELKDDMLGFLNGE, from the coding sequence ATGGAAGTAACGCCCGAAGATTTCAATAAAGTGCTGGGAAACGTGAAGATCCCGCCTTGTCCGGCCCTGCTGCATGGAGTCATGAAGACTGCGCGTCAGCCGAATGCCGATGTGGAAAAGATAGCGAACTCAGTCAAACAGGATGCTGCCATGACCGCCGCGCTGCTGAAACTGGCCAATTCGCCGCTCAGCGGGATCCGCTGCAAGATCACGTCGGTATCGCAGGCAATCTCCTTCCTTGGCTTGAAGACCACCATCAACCTCCTGACCAACGCGGCGCTGAGCCAGAGCATGGGAGGTGACGCCCAGAAATTCACCAAGTTCTGGGAGCGTTCCGCGGTGTCCGCTGCAGTCGCCGCCAGGCTTGCGCGGAAACTCCCAGACATCTCCCAGGACGATGCCTATGCAGCCACGCTATTCCACGATTGCGGGATCCCCGTGCTGATGCAGCATTTCCCGACCTACCGCGAAACCGTCATGGCCGAGAGCAATCAAGGCAAGGATATCCACGAAGTGGAGAATGAACATTTCTCGACCACGCACGCAGTCGTCGGCAACATGCTGGCGCGCTCGTGGTATCTGCCACAGCATATCTGTCAGGCCATCCTGCACCATCACGACAGCACCATTTTCTCTTCCATCAGCGAGAATGTCGGCCGCCTGATCGGCATCGTTTACATGGCGGAGCTGATCGTGGACGAACATCTGTGCCAGAAGAACCTGGAATGGGAACAGGTAAAGAACGACGTGCTCGCCTGCCTCGGACTGTCTGAGGGAGAATTCTGGGAGTTGAAAGACGATATGCTGGGCTTCCTGAACGGCGAGTAA
- a CDS encoding leucine-rich repeat-containing protein kinase family protein, translating to MHTLQSLRAGKLAGIKRLDLSCGLTSFPEEIFEIADTLEILNLSGNALSSLPDDLPKLHKLRVIFCSDNRFTHLPEVLGQCPNLDMVGFKANQIGSVPAAALPDRLRWLILTDNQVTELPARLGSCTRLQKLMLSGNRLHRLPDEMAACDRLELLRIAANRFAHLPGWLLSLPRLAWLAYAGNPFSDAGEVAAMAKQPITHVDWKSLELQHQLGEGASGVIYRANLQSAHGMSPVAVKVFKGALTSDGLPRSEKAACIAAGAHSGLIPVVGKISNHPDGTPGLVMSLIDPSFRNLAGPPSLESCTRDIYPAETEFTLETALNIAHEVAAVAEHLHAQGVMHGDLYAHNILWNPQGDCLLGDFGAASFIPASSGIQQRDGRLAAALQRIEARAFGCLLEELLDRCSTLAEARHIVTELRTLQQRCDLPDVDARPLFGEIRDTLMSLRNALPG from the coding sequence ATGCACACACTCCAATCGCTGCGTGCCGGGAAACTGGCCGGCATCAAACGTCTTGACCTGTCCTGCGGACTGACCAGCTTCCCCGAAGAAATCTTCGAGATTGCCGATACGCTGGAGATTCTCAATCTCTCCGGCAATGCGCTATCAAGCTTGCCCGACGACTTGCCGAAGCTGCACAAGCTGCGCGTGATCTTCTGCTCGGATAACCGCTTTACCCATCTGCCGGAAGTACTGGGGCAGTGCCCTAATCTGGACATGGTAGGCTTCAAGGCCAACCAGATCGGCAGCGTTCCTGCTGCAGCATTGCCGGACCGGCTGCGCTGGCTGATCCTCACCGACAATCAGGTCACCGAACTGCCCGCGCGACTCGGCTCATGCACGCGCCTGCAAAAGCTCATGCTGTCAGGGAACCGCCTGCATCGTCTGCCCGACGAGATGGCTGCCTGCGACCGGCTGGAATTGCTGCGCATCGCCGCGAACCGCTTTGCCCATTTGCCCGGCTGGCTGCTCTCGTTGCCACGTCTCGCATGGCTGGCCTATGCGGGGAATCCCTTCAGCGATGCCGGCGAAGTTGCAGCGATGGCAAAGCAGCCGATCACGCACGTCGACTGGAAGTCACTGGAGTTACAGCATCAATTGGGCGAGGGCGCGTCCGGCGTGATCTATCGGGCCAACCTGCAATCGGCTCACGGGATGTCGCCCGTGGCGGTCAAGGTTTTCAAGGGGGCGCTGACCAGCGACGGCCTGCCGCGCAGCGAAAAAGCCGCCTGCATCGCGGCCGGCGCACACTCGGGCCTGATTCCGGTCGTGGGCAAGATCAGCAATCATCCGGATGGCACACCGGGGCTGGTGATGTCCCTGATAGACCCGAGCTTCCGCAACTTGGCCGGGCCGCCCAGCCTCGAGTCCTGTACACGTGACATCTATCCGGCGGAAACTGAATTCACCCTTGAGACCGCATTGAACATCGCACATGAAGTCGCCGCGGTGGCGGAGCATCTGCATGCGCAGGGCGTGATGCACGGCGACCTGTACGCGCACAACATCCTGTGGAATCCGCAAGGCGACTGCCTGCTGGGCGACTTCGGCGCGGCTTCGTTTATTCCGGCATCGTCTGGCATTCAGCAACGGGACGGGCGACTCGCCGCCGCGCTGCAACGCATTGAAGCACGCGCATTTGGTTGCCTGCTTGAGGAGCTGCTCGACCGCTGCAGCACACTCGCCGAAGCCCGGCACATCGTCACAGAGCTCCGCACCCTGCAGCAGCGTTGTGACCTGCCGGATGTCGATGCGCGGCCGTTATTCGGCGAGATACGGGACACCTTGATGTCGCTGCGCAATGCTCTGCCAGGATAG
- a CDS encoding DUF2288 domain-containing protein, whose protein sequence is MSTDNKEEIYRAKMNLETSRIAWKELQRFFASGSAVAVSAELDLVEVAFQISEDNKAQVAQWMSAGQVGWVSDEQALAWYESDADVWAVVVSPYVLVQSAEKLQ, encoded by the coding sequence ATGAGCACAGACAACAAAGAAGAAATCTATCGCGCCAAGATGAACCTGGAGACTTCGCGCATTGCGTGGAAGGAGCTACAGCGCTTCTTCGCCAGCGGCTCGGCGGTGGCGGTTTCAGCGGAACTCGATCTGGTCGAGGTGGCGTTCCAGATATCCGAGGACAACAAAGCGCAGGTCGCGCAGTGGATGTCCGCGGGCCAGGTCGGGTGGGTGTCGGACGAGCAGGCGCTGGCGTGGTACGAGTCGGATGCCGACGTGTGGGCGGTGGTGGTCAGCCCCTACGTGCTGGTGCAATCGGCGGAAAAACTCCAGTAA